From the Rhodothalassiaceae bacterium genome, one window contains:
- a CDS encoding peptidase M14 produces MTTVLIRRGAFVAALLLLGQLLGAAPARADDDFFGSNARFDPAVPAPAAVLGHAIGARPARVEAITGYLKLLGARSPRVKAEVIGRSFEGREIVLLAISSPANLARLDEIRRQRIARIETGAAPRDPAAAPLIVWLNYGVHGAEASGLEAVVPTAYWLAASEDPEVAGWLEKAVILLVAPFNPDGHARRVDWVERWSGAVANPDPQHFLHELWIDARTNHYGFDLNRQWLLLTQPESRAWQAAWQRWRPHVSADFHEMGRTSSYYFHPGAPSRRNPLIPEALRRFADRIADAHRAALDATGRLYYSEESFDNFYPGKGSTYPQLNGGVGFLFEAATANGGLVETPEGLRSLRDNVRTHFLTSLSTIRGAVALKDELLAYERDWAAETAALARADAVKADVVHGGDPRVLADFASVLTAHGIRVHRLARTLTLDGETFPAGTSLIIPRDQPQYRMVATLFDRVREFSDSIFYDVSAWTLPDAYGLAHGQVTGRRFDPDLLGAAVSDAEELLPEPPAPPENAYGYLVDWRDLAAARAAFRLLDAGVEVYGAMREFTAPLVGGGTAAYPAGTLFVPARGNQEGRRRAHALLTELSRKLRLPVAAVASGHTPDAGRDFGARQSFAPLARPRVLLAVEDGLQRYEWGAVWFLLDRRLGIPVTMMPLSAIPGRDLRAYTHLVLVGGRSPALDDRAKAALERWVRAGGTLVAFKQQAVWAARQWLAPEEKADKPERNGADGDADGAVPRLAYAEMPRWLAERQIGGAIFESLVDRTHPLAFGYGRDRIASMKNTTLVLPAPRHPFAAVAVYDGKEPLISGFASDENLRRIAGTPMLLADGLGRGRLVLFADEPTFRATFRGTERLFVNSLFFAPVIAVPRGE; encoded by the coding sequence ATGACGACGGTTCTGATCCGCCGGGGCGCGTTCGTCGCGGCGCTGCTGCTGCTCGGGCAATTGCTGGGCGCAGCCCCGGCGCGCGCGGACGATGATTTCTTCGGTTCCAATGCCCGCTTCGACCCGGCCGTGCCGGCGCCCGCGGCCGTGCTGGGCCACGCGATCGGCGCGCGCCCGGCCCGGGTGGAGGCGATCACCGGCTATCTGAAGCTTCTCGGCGCCCGCTCGCCGCGCGTGAAGGCCGAGGTCATCGGCCGCTCCTTCGAGGGCCGCGAGATCGTCCTGCTCGCCATCTCCAGCCCGGCCAATCTCGCGCGTCTTGACGAGATCCGGCGGCAGCGGATCGCGCGCATCGAGACCGGCGCCGCCCCCCGGGATCCGGCGGCGGCGCCGCTCATCGTCTGGCTCAACTACGGCGTCCACGGCGCGGAGGCCTCCGGGCTCGAGGCGGTGGTGCCGACCGCCTACTGGCTCGCCGCATCCGAGGACCCGGAGGTTGCGGGATGGCTCGAGAAGGCCGTGATCCTGCTGGTTGCGCCCTTCAATCCCGACGGCCATGCCCGGCGGGTCGACTGGGTGGAGCGCTGGTCGGGCGCGGTGGCCAATCCCGACCCGCAGCACTTTCTGCATGAGCTTTGGATCGACGCGCGCACCAACCACTACGGCTTCGACCTGAACCGCCAGTGGCTGCTGCTGACCCAGCCGGAGTCCCGCGCCTGGCAGGCGGCCTGGCAGCGCTGGCGTCCCCATGTCTCCGCCGATTTCCACGAGATGGGCCGCACCTCCAGCTACTACTTCCATCCGGGCGCGCCGAGCCGCCGCAATCCCCTGATCCCCGAGGCGCTGCGCCGCTTCGCCGACCGCATCGCCGACGCCCACCGCGCCGCCCTCGATGCCACGGGCCGGCTCTATTATTCCGAGGAATCCTTCGACAACTTCTATCCCGGAAAGGGCTCGACCTATCCGCAGCTCAACGGCGGCGTCGGCTTTCTCTTCGAGGCGGCGACGGCGAACGGCGGCCTCGTGGAGACCCCCGAGGGGCTGCGGTCCCTGCGCGACAACGTCCGCACCCATTTTCTCACCAGTCTGAGCACCATCCGCGGCGCCGTGGCGCTCAAGGACGAGCTGCTCGCCTATGAGCGCGACTGGGCGGCGGAGACGGCGGCGCTGGCGCGCGCGGACGCGGTCAAGGCCGATGTCGTGCACGGCGGCGATCCGCGGGTGCTGGCGGACTTCGCCTCGGTGCTCACCGCCCACGGCATCCGCGTCCACCGCCTGGCCCGCACGCTCACGCTGGACGGGGAAACCTTTCCTGCCGGCACCTCCCTCATCATCCCGCGCGACCAGCCGCAGTACCGGATGGTCGCGACCCTGTTCGATCGCGTGCGCGAGTTTTCCGACAGCATCTTCTACGACGTCTCGGCCTGGACGCTGCCGGACGCCTACGGCCTGGCGCACGGACAGGTCACCGGCCGGCGCTTCGACCCGGATCTGCTCGGCGCCGCGGTTTCTGACGCCGAAGAGCTGCTGCCCGAGCCCCCCGCCCCGCCCGAGAACGCCTACGGCTATCTCGTCGACTGGCGGGATCTCGCCGCGGCCCGCGCGGCCTTCCGGCTGCTCGATGCGGGTGTCGAGGTCTACGGCGCGATGAGGGAGTTCACGGCCCCGCTCGTCGGCGGCGGCACGGCGGCCTATCCGGCGGGGACATTGTTCGTCCCGGCGCGCGGTAATCAGGAGGGCCGGCGGCGGGCTCATGCGCTGCTGACCGAATTGAGCCGCAAGCTGCGGCTGCCGGTTGCCGCCGTCGCCTCCGGACACACGCCCGATGCGGGCCGCGATTTCGGCGCGCGCCAGTCGTTCGCCCCGCTCGCGCGGCCGCGGGTGCTGCTCGCCGTCGAAGACGGGCTGCAGCGCTACGAGTGGGGCGCGGTGTGGTTCCTGCTCGACCGGCGGCTCGGCATCCCCGTCACCATGATGCCGCTGTCCGCGATCCCCGGACGCGACCTGCGCGCCTATACCCATCTCGTGCTGGTCGGCGGCCGGTCCCCGGCGCTCGACGACAGGGCGAAGGCGGCGCTTGAGCGCTGGGTGCGCGCGGGCGGCACGCTCGTCGCCTTCAAGCAGCAGGCGGTCTGGGCCGCGCGCCAGTGGCTCGCCCCCGAGGAGAAGGCGGACAAGCCGGAGCGAAACGGAGCGGACGGGGACGCGGACGGGGCCGTCCCGCGGCTCGCCTATGCCGAGATGCCGCGCTGGCTCGCCGAGCGGCAGATCGGCGGCGCGATCTTCGAAAGCCTCGTCGACCGCACCCACCCGCTCGCTTTCGGCTACGGCCGGGACCGCATCGCCAGCATGAAGAACACGACGCTGGTGCTGCCGGCCCCGCGCCACCCCTTTGCGGCGGTGGCGGTCTATGACGGGAAGGAGCCGCTGATCTCGGGCTTTGCGTCCGACGAGAATCTGCGCCGGATCGCCGGCACGCCGATGCTGCTCGCCGACGGGCTGGGCCGCGGCCGGCTCGTGCTGTTCGCCGACGAGCCCACCTTCCGCGCCACCTTCCGCGGCACGGAGCGCCTCTTCGTCAACAGCCTGTTCTTCGCCCCCGTGATCGCCGTGCCCCGCGGCGAATAG